A DNA window from Staphylococcus warneri contains the following coding sequences:
- a CDS encoding ABC transporter ATP-binding protein: MAILEVKQLTKIYGNQYSPQEVLHDINLSVEKGEFISIMGPSGSGKTTLLNVLSSIDYATRGSIKLNGQSLDKLSNKALSNIRKKDIGFIFQDYNVLHTLTVKENIMLPLSVKKIDKQEMKQRYDRIVEALNISDISDKYPSELSGGQIQRTSAARAFITNPSIIFADEPTGALDSKSTQALLKRLCKMNEKFDTTIIMVTHDPVAASYSNRVVMLKDGRIFTEIFQGEDDKQTFYNEIIRTQSVLGGVNYDL; encoded by the coding sequence GTGGCAATATTAGAAGTAAAACAATTAACAAAAATATATGGGAATCAATATTCACCGCAAGAAGTGTTACACGATATCAATTTATCAGTTGAAAAAGGTGAATTTATCTCGATTATGGGGCCATCTGGTTCAGGAAAAACAACCTTATTGAATGTACTCAGTTCCATAGATTATGCAACGCGAGGATCGATTAAATTAAATGGTCAATCATTAGATAAATTATCAAACAAAGCTTTATCAAATATTCGTAAAAAAGACATTGGGTTTATTTTCCAAGATTATAATGTCTTGCATACCTTAACTGTAAAAGAAAATATTATGCTACCATTATCGGTGAAGAAAATAGATAAACAAGAAATGAAACAGCGATATGATCGAATCGTGGAGGCATTAAATATTAGTGATATCAGTGATAAGTATCCATCTGAATTGTCAGGAGGACAAATCCAAAGAACGTCTGCCGCTAGAGCCTTTATTACTAACCCGTCAATTATCTTTGCTGATGAACCAACAGGAGCATTAGACTCTAAAAGTACACAAGCCTTATTAAAACGACTGTGCAAAATGAATGAGAAATTTGATACTACAATTATAATGGTTACACATGATCCAGTAGCTGCCAGTTATTCAAATCGAGTAGTTATGTTAAAAGATGGAAGAATATTTACAGAAATTTTCCAAGGTGAAGATGATAAACAAACCTTTTATAATGAAATTATTAGAACACAAAGTGTACTTGGTGGCGTGAATTATGACCTTTAA
- a CDS encoding DUF1398 domain-containing protein: MEFTLKSIQEAHEKYTGPDFPKLFKAFKDMGMVSNEVNIQHGTSVYTNTNEQTITAEGVKVSHPIADTSNTDEVKDILKRHQAGQTDFPTFCEEMAQAGIYKWYIDINAGTCSYIDLKQQTIVSEQIPQ; encoded by the coding sequence ATGGAATTTACATTAAAATCGATTCAAGAAGCACATGAAAAATATACAGGTCCTGATTTCCCCAAACTATTTAAAGCATTTAAAGACATGGGAATGGTCAGTAATGAAGTGAATATTCAGCATGGTACATCTGTTTATACAAATACTAACGAACAAACGATTACCGCTGAAGGTGTTAAAGTATCACATCCTATCGCGGATACTTCAAATACAGATGAGGTAAAAGACATTCTTAAACGACATCAAGCAGGGCAGACTGATTTCCCTACATTTTGTGAAGAAATGGCTCAAGCTGGTATCTATAAATGGTATATCGATATCAATGCTGGTACTTGTTCATATATTGATTTAAAACAACAAACTATTGTGAGTGAACAAATCCCGCAATAA
- a CDS encoding FtsX-like permease family protein: protein MTFKEIIFKNFQQKFSHYAIYLFSLVISVVLYFSFITLKYAHHLHGNQNYPIIKEGSQIGSYFLFIIIIVFILYANLLFLKRRGREFALLQTIGLSRFNILQMIMIEQLLIFIATSILGIIIGIFGSKILLMIVLRLLGINITVSIIFSVSAILQAILLIVVAYILTIGQSYFYIRRRSIIELASNMTKREINHNRFTIGELILGVLGVLMILTGYYLSTTVVQHFNSIFQPFVILICTVIGAYFFFRSTVSLIFKAIKKVRQDTVSVNDVMFTAPIMYRIKKNAFSLTVMTIISAITVSVLCFAAISRGTLTNEVLLNSPHDVTLKDKEKANELAYELNNKNIEHFYNYKEVVYSKLFKDKLFEKGIAKPYEVSVTSDKYIPNVEVSKGYTDIIVPEGKVSDVMKYKKHGATQLGTHQHAIKVKLNKEINQVYFMSDVDLGGPTLVLNDKDYQYLRNHAKAKDIVSQYGFDIKHKKDMPELQSAVKNVDKNIETRSEAASEISSLTGVLLFVTSFLGITFLIAAGCIIYIKQIDETEDEIENYSILRKLGFSHRDMAKGLKLKVLFNFALPLIIALLHAYFASLAFMSLLGATNQIPIFIVMAVYTDIYAVFALTAYNHSKRTIRHSI from the coding sequence ATGACCTTTAAAGAAATTATTTTTAAAAACTTCCAACAAAAGTTTTCGCATTATGCCATATATTTATTTTCTTTAGTGATTAGTGTAGTACTGTATTTTAGTTTTATTACTTTAAAATATGCACATCATTTACATGGCAACCAGAATTATCCAATCATTAAAGAAGGCTCTCAAATAGGTAGTTATTTTCTATTTATCATTATTATCGTATTTATTTTGTACGCGAATTTGTTATTTTTAAAACGGAGAGGTCGTGAATTTGCCTTATTGCAAACAATCGGTCTTTCAAGATTCAATATTTTACAAATGATTATGATTGAACAGTTACTTATTTTTATAGCGACTTCTATTTTAGGTATTATCATCGGTATTTTTGGATCTAAGATACTATTAATGATTGTTCTAAGATTACTCGGTATTAACATTACTGTTTCAATCATTTTCAGTGTGTCTGCTATTTTACAAGCAATTTTATTAATTGTTGTGGCATATATTTTAACCATAGGTCAAAGCTATTTTTATATAAGGAGACGTTCGATTATAGAATTAGCCTCTAATATGACTAAGAGAGAAATCAACCATAATCGTTTTACAATTGGTGAATTAATTTTAGGTGTATTAGGCGTTCTTATGATTCTGACAGGTTACTATTTATCGACTACAGTTGTTCAACATTTTAATAGTATTTTTCAACCGTTTGTCATTTTAATATGTACTGTGATTGGAGCATATTTCTTTTTTAGAAGTACTGTTTCTTTAATTTTTAAAGCAATTAAAAAAGTGAGACAAGATACAGTAAGCGTCAACGATGTGATGTTTACTGCACCAATTATGTATCGTATAAAGAAAAATGCATTTTCTTTAACTGTTATGACAATTATTTCTGCTATTACTGTATCAGTATTGTGTTTTGCAGCGATTAGTCGTGGGACGTTAACCAATGAAGTTCTATTGAATTCGCCACATGATGTGACATTAAAAGATAAAGAAAAGGCAAATGAATTAGCATATGAATTAAACAATAAAAATATTGAGCATTTTTATAATTATAAAGAAGTTGTTTATAGTAAGCTGTTTAAAGATAAATTATTTGAAAAAGGCATTGCTAAACCATATGAAGTATCTGTAACAAGTGACAAGTATATCCCTAATGTTGAAGTGTCGAAGGGTTACACAGATATTATTGTACCTGAAGGTAAAGTGAGTGATGTCATGAAATATAAGAAACACGGTGCAACACAATTAGGTACACATCAACACGCCATCAAGGTTAAATTAAATAAAGAAATAAACCAAGTTTATTTTATGAGCGATGTTGATTTAGGAGGGCCTACTTTAGTATTAAATGATAAAGATTACCAATACTTGAGAAATCATGCTAAAGCTAAAGATATTGTGTCTCAATATGGATTTGATATTAAGCATAAAAAGGATATGCCGGAATTGCAAAGCGCGGTAAAAAATGTAGATAAAAATATTGAAACAAGAAGTGAAGCGGCAAGTGAAATTTCTAGTTTAACGGGTGTATTACTATTTGTTACATCATTTTTAGGGATCACATTTTTAATTGCTGCAGGCTGTATCATATATATTAAGCAAATCGATGAAACAGAAGATGAAATAGAAAATTATTCTATATTGCGTAAATTAGGATTTTCACATCGAGATATGGCAAAAGGTTTGAAATTAAAGGTTCTATTTAACTTTGCATTACCATTAATCATTGCTTTATTACATGCTTATTTTGCTTCATTAGCATTTATGTCATTATTAGGTGCGACCAATCAAATCCCTATATTTATTGTTATGGCAGTGTACACAGACATCTATGCTGTATTTGCTCTAACAGCGTATAACCACTCTAAAAGAACAATTAGACATTCAATTTAA